The following DNA comes from Candidatus Liberimonas magnetica.
TGGATCAGATTCAAGATAAGCTTGACACTAGACATGAATTAGAACTTTCATATAGATGGACTAAAAATATATTCCTAAAAGGTTTATATCAAATACCCACGAACAACCCCTTTATGCAGTATGATAAAAGAATAACTATAGAACAGCAATGGCGCTTTGGATTACCAAAGAAGAAGAGAGAGGGCAAATAGTCTATGGAAAGGCTTGTGACGTAAAATAAAATGTTAAAACATAAATTTGACAAAATACTATGTTGTTTAAGATATATCGATATTTTAATGACAATAAATTCTATAAAATTGTTTGCCAAAAGTGAATTAAAGAGGTAGAATTAAGTGTAAAAATGGAAGATAATCCTATATGTCTGCATGAAATTGAGACATTGTAAAGGCTGTCCTATGACAAAATATGCTAAAGGTGGTTAAGAATGACAAGGGGGTCTAAATTGAGCGAAATAAATAAATTGACATCTGAGAATAAAATGCTGCTTGCTGATATGACGGCACTAAAAGAAATGCTAAAAGAAAAAACCGTAGAGTTGGAAACTGCCAATAAAAAATTGAAAACAACGGAAAATAAAATGATCCAGTCTGAAAAAATGATAAGCGTGGGAATGTTGGCAAGCGGGGTGGCACATGAATTAAACAACCCCTTGATAGCTATTTTAGGCCTTGCTGACCTGATCCTGCTTGAGAACCCATCTTACGAGTCTGTGATAAAAGACATTAAGGAAATAAAAACATCTGCTTTAAACTGTAAAAAAATAATAAACGATTGGCTGGGATTTGTAAGGTATCAGGAATTTTGTATCCAAACAGCAGATATAAGTGAAGTAATAGAAAAAACTATGACCATAGCCGGGTACCGGATTAATTCTGACAAAATTGAAGTTAAAAAAGAATTTGAAAAAAACCTGCCCGCAGTAGAAATGAGCATATCCCATATTCAGCAAGTGTTTCTTAATATAGTAATGAATGCAGCTGATGCCATGCCCCAGGGAGGAGTGTTGAAAATTTCTGCAAACGAATCAGTATGGACTGAAGAGCTCTCGAGAAAGTATACCCGCTCTAACAGCCCGGACACAAAACCTATTAAAATCGGTTGTAGGGTCGTAGTAATAAAATTCAAGGATTCTGGTAAAGGTATTAGCAAAGAAGTTTTACCTATGATATTTAACCCGTTTTTCACTACCAAGGATGTTGGCAGGGGAACAGGATTGGGAATGTATGTAAGCTCGGGAATTGTTATGAAGCATAAAGGTACGATCGTTGCTGATAGCGAGGGCTTGGGGAAAGGTTCGATTTTTACGGTTATTTTACCGATAAGCCAAATGGAGCTGTAAAAATGTCCGGAGAACGTATTCTGGTCGTAGACAGCAATAACCTTGTCAGAGAGGTTTGCAGCAGGTTTTTAAAAACAAAATACGAAGTTTATCTTGCGGAAACCGGCGATGAGGCCAGGAAAATGTTTTTAGAGATAAACTTCGACGTTATGCTTGTTGACTTAAATATCCGCGGAATAAATGCACTTGACTTATTAAAACGGATAAAAAAAGATTATTCTAAGTGCGCAGTAGTTATTATGACCGGCCAATGGGTACCGCAGATGCTTGCAGATATTATGAAGGAAGGCGGATTTGGATACCTTGAAAAACCCTTTGAGCTGGCTGAACTTGATTATATAATAAAAAGTGCATTAGAAAAAAGGTCAAAATATAAAGAATATCTGGAAGGAAAAAAGATAATGGTGGTGGATGACGAAGATGAATTATTGGATTTTTTTCGTACTGTTTTTGAATTAGAAAAAGCCAATGTCATTACATTGCACGACGGAAAATCTGTGCTTTCTAAAATTGAGCAGGAAAGCCCTGACATTATACTGCTGGACCTTATGCTCTCGGGAATTAGCGGCTTTGAAATATGCAGAAATATCAAAAGTAATGATAAGTTTAAAAAGATACCGGTATTTATCCTAACCTCAAGAGCCGATGAGAAAGACAGGATAAAAGGAATCGAAGCGGGTGCAGATAATTATTTCATGAAATCTATCAATCCGCAGGCCTTAATTCAGGAAGTGGCAAAATATTTAGCTGGCAGATAGCGGTTTTCGTATTCCATGATCTTTTACAAAGAAGAGGGGACTAAAAGATGGTAAAAATGGGTAAGAAAATATTGATTTGCGATGACAAAGAACTGACTCTAAAAGTTTTGGGCAGAGGCTTGACGA
Coding sequences within:
- a CDS encoding response regulator; its protein translation is MSGERILVVDSNNLVREVCSRFLKTKYEVYLAETGDEARKMFLEINFDVMLVDLNIRGINALDLLKRIKKDYSKCAVVIMTGQWVPQMLADIMKEGGFGYLEKPFELAELDYIIKSALEKRSKYKEYLEGKKIMVVDDEDELLDFFRTVFELEKANVITLHDGKSVLSKIEQESPDIILLDLMLSGISGFEICRNIKSNDKFKKIPVFILTSRADEKDRIKGIEAGADNYFMKSINPQALIQEVAKYLAGR